A window from Chryseobacterium vaccae encodes these proteins:
- a CDS encoding RagB/SusD family nutrient uptake outer membrane protein: MRKTKILLISLSLILISFGCSDFLDEKSDLKLATPDRLEDNQMLLNNYGFLNVEFASSGETSSDDYYLTDADYNGLSFEATKRLHIWMPDNVAPPIESGNDWSTCYRSIYICNAVLFNMQDKNFTGEQADNIRGQALALRAFRYLDAAQIWCKAYNPQTAGTDLGLPLRLDPDMNIPSVRSTLKQTYDQIISDLQTAIPLLLPKQILGMRISRAAAYGLLARTYLFMGDYTNALYNTQQALSINNELMDFNTLNPNADYPIEEMNKEILLWTALTYESHLMPAKIPDSIYQMYDSNDLRKTVFFNKNADNEILFKGYYNNVNGPIVSVATDELYLMAAECNARLNKIQEGMGYLNNLLVKRWKTGTFVPITAGSQTDALNIISKERRKELLIRGVRWSDLKRYNRDGTNITLTRTINGQTYTLPPNDLRYAIAIPEDIITLTGMPQNPR, from the coding sequence ATGAGAAAAACTAAAATACTTTTAATATCATTATCATTAATTCTAATCTCGTTTGGATGCAGTGATTTTTTAGACGAAAAGTCTGACCTGAAATTGGCGACTCCAGACAGATTGGAGGACAACCAAATGCTTCTTAACAATTATGGTTTCCTCAATGTGGAGTTTGCTTCAAGTGGAGAAACAAGTTCAGACGACTACTATCTTACCGATGCCGATTATAACGGTTTGAGCTTCGAGGCCACCAAACGTCTTCATATATGGATGCCTGATAATGTTGCTCCTCCCATTGAATCAGGAAACGATTGGTCTACCTGTTACAGAAGCATCTATATCTGCAATGCGGTATTGTTCAATATGCAGGATAAGAACTTTACAGGAGAACAGGCAGATAACATCAGGGGACAAGCGCTGGCACTTCGCGCTTTCCGATATCTGGACGCCGCTCAGATATGGTGTAAAGCTTATAATCCTCAAACTGCAGGAACAGATTTGGGACTTCCTCTAAGACTTGACCCTGATATGAATATCCCATCAGTACGCTCAACATTGAAACAGACCTATGACCAGATCATCAGTGACCTGCAGACTGCAATACCGCTACTTTTACCAAAGCAGATTTTAGGGATGCGAATATCAAGAGCGGCTGCTTACGGTTTGTTGGCTCGTACCTATCTTTTTATGGGAGATTATACCAACGCGCTATATAATACTCAGCAGGCACTCAGCATCAATAATGAGCTTATGGATTTTAATACGCTGAATCCCAATGCTGATTATCCTATTGAGGAAATGAATAAGGAAATTCTTTTATGGACAGCCCTAACATATGAATCCCACTTAATGCCTGCAAAGATTCCTGACTCCATTTATCAAATGTATGATAGCAATGACTTACGCAAAACTGTGTTTTTCAATAAGAATGCAGATAATGAAATTTTATTCAAAGGCTATTACAACAATGTCAATGGACCAATAGTAAGTGTGGCAACCGATGAACTTTATTTGATGGCTGCCGAATGCAATGCAAGACTGAATAAGATTCAGGAAGGTATGGGTTATCTCAATAACCTCCTTGTCAAAAGATGGAAAACAGGAACTTTTGTTCCGATAACAGCCGGTTCACAAACAGATGCTTTGAATATTATTTCAAAAGAAAGAAGAAAAGAGCTTTTGATTCGTGGGGTAAGATGGTCTGATTTAAAAAGATACAATCGTGACGGGACAAATATTACATTGACAAGAACTATAAATGGGCAAACCTATACTTTACCGCCCAATGATTTGCGATATGCAATAGCAATTCCTGAGGATATTATTACTCTTACAGGAATGCCTCAGAATCCAAGATAA
- a CDS encoding AAA family ATPase — MRIAFTGSHRVGKTTLAEEIAESLPDYEFIIEPYLQLEEEGYLFSEIPTLEDYIEQFNFSVEQQQNNYDNVIFDRCPLDLLAYVYAINKRKNISSLYQEMTTAIAEIDLLIFVPIEKVDLIGCQESDLPNLRHEVNGILEDWIGDFSNEILEVSGTLENRKKQILDKIANMEK; from the coding sequence ATGCGGATAGCTTTTACAGGTTCACATAGAGTTGGAAAAACAACTTTGGCAGAAGAGATTGCTGAAAGTTTACCTGATTATGAATTTATAATTGAGCCTTACTTACAACTTGAGGAAGAAGGATATTTGTTTTCAGAAATACCAACGTTGGAAGATTATATTGAGCAATTCAATTTTTCTGTAGAACAGCAACAAAATAATTATGACAACGTGATTTTTGACCGTTGTCCATTAGACCTATTGGCATACGTTTATGCAATTAATAAAAGGAAAAATATATCTTCTCTTTACCAAGAAATGACCACAGCAATTGCTGAAATTGACCTCTTGATTTTTGTTCCTATAGAAAAAGTCGATTTAATAGGTTGTCAAGAATCAGATTTGCCCAATCTAAGGCACGAAGTAAATGGTATTTTAGAAGACTGGATTGGAGATTTTAGCAATGAAATTCTGGAAGTAAGCGGAACTTTAGAGAACAGGAAAAAGCAAATATTAGATAAGATAGCTAATATGGAAAAATAA
- a CDS encoding SusC/RagA family TonB-linked outer membrane protein — MKKLLVLPVLCYCVPIMAQQMFTGSVIDETTRLPVSGATIAIQNSKMVTTTDRYGNFSLTTNDKKINLVILGRGYEEQIIVLELPLKEPLKINLSEKVAQIDEVVLTTGYQKIPKERSTGSFSSVSNSALNTQVSTNILDRLAATANGIVINKGTSQGGSQIMVRGLSTIQGPKSPLIVVDNFPYDGDISNIDPNIVESITVLKDAAASSIWGARAANGVIVITTKTAKYNQPVTVNFNTYLMTSPKPDFNYLKTMSSTDFIDVEQELFKKNFYNTDINSTSHPVLSPVVDLLNKEKKGLLSSEYVRNEIERLKTIDSRDQYKKYMYQPLENRQYSLSMAGGAPQFSWTSSLGYDDNTGNLGEKYERVNLRFQNTWQPLKNLTLNTGIFFTHSATQSGRSAFGSIIMKTNSVPYMEMADAFGNPLAVSKSYEQAYKSALGNGKLLDWNYYPLTDWEHNTAKSKSSEIILNAGLNYKILKGLDVDIKYQYQRTTGLSNTMYDEGSYFVRDYVNRFTIINSDGSLTYNVPKGAIVDKTNSQLLINNFRGQLNFNRSFGRHQVSAILGSEVRDSNSQSSNNRYYGYDPNNLSFGMVDLSKRFPIIAGGTAFIDNLNSLRESTNRFVSVYANAAYTYDNRYTISGSARRDASNLFGLKTNDQWNPFWSAGLSWNVGNEKFYSVSWLPNLKLRGSYGFNGNINPAMVAVTTMALLGVSTYTQEQMARFDNYYNPQLRWETVRMVNAGLDFATKNNRISGSVEYFQKKGENLFGQVPLDYTIGLSSLVWNVAGIEGKGVDVKLKTININKSLRWLTTFNFSTYKDKVTKYYPSSTMARNFVLASVPISGIEGLPVYSMFGYQWAGLDPQTGDPRGYLNGEVSKDYANIMGGDVKDLQYFGSAVPTVYGSFTNTFAYKQLSLDVGITYKLGYYFRKPSINYTSLFREWNGHSDYEQRWQKPGDEAFTNVPSNLYQTNSNRDAFYAGSAALIEKGDHIRLQYINLAYEISKRQWQSLPLKSLQLYANVSNLGILWKESKSGIDPDFNLGNNILKPPMTFTLGLKTKF; from the coding sequence ATGAAGAAATTATTAGTGCTTCCCGTCCTATGCTACTGTGTGCCTATAATGGCACAACAGATGTTTACAGGAAGTGTTATTGACGAAACAACCCGCTTGCCTGTATCAGGCGCAACCATCGCCATTCAAAACTCAAAAATGGTTACGACTACGGACAGATATGGAAACTTCAGTCTCACAACCAATGATAAGAAAATCAATCTTGTGATACTTGGGAGAGGCTATGAAGAACAGATCATTGTTTTGGAGCTTCCTTTGAAAGAACCTTTAAAAATCAATCTTTCCGAAAAGGTAGCCCAAATTGATGAGGTAGTTCTTACGACAGGTTATCAGAAAATCCCTAAAGAACGTTCCACAGGTTCTTTCTCATCAGTTAGTAATTCAGCCCTGAATACACAGGTGTCTACCAATATCCTTGACCGTTTGGCAGCTACAGCCAATGGAATTGTCATCAACAAAGGAACATCACAAGGAGGCTCACAAATTATGGTCAGAGGATTAAGCACCATACAAGGACCTAAATCGCCATTGATTGTGGTTGATAACTTTCCTTACGATGGAGACATCAGCAATATCGACCCTAACATTGTTGAGAGTATTACTGTTCTTAAAGATGCCGCCGCTTCGAGCATCTGGGGAGCAAGAGCCGCCAACGGTGTAATTGTCATCACGACCAAAACGGCAAAATACAACCAGCCTGTGACGGTCAATTTCAATACTTATCTAATGACAAGTCCAAAGCCTGATTTCAATTATCTGAAAACGATGTCCAGTACAGACTTCATCGATGTTGAGCAGGAACTGTTCAAAAAGAATTTTTACAACACCGATATCAATTCTACAAGCCATCCTGTATTATCTCCTGTGGTTGACCTTTTGAATAAAGAAAAGAAAGGACTGCTTTCATCCGAATATGTACGAAACGAAATAGAACGCCTGAAGACGATTGATTCACGTGACCAGTACAAAAAGTATATGTACCAGCCTTTGGAAAACAGACAGTATTCACTGAGTATGGCAGGCGGAGCTCCTCAATTTTCGTGGACTTCATCTTTGGGGTATGATGACAATACGGGAAACCTCGGAGAAAAATACGAGCGTGTGAATCTTCGTTTCCAGAATACTTGGCAACCGTTGAAGAACCTGACTTTGAATACAGGAATCTTCTTTACCCATTCGGCAACCCAAAGCGGTCGCAGTGCTTTTGGAAGCATTATTATGAAAACCAATTCGGTTCCCTATATGGAAATGGCAGATGCATTCGGAAATCCGTTAGCGGTTTCAAAATCGTATGAGCAGGCTTACAAGTCAGCATTAGGCAACGGAAAATTACTGGACTGGAATTATTATCCGCTAACCGATTGGGAGCATAATACAGCCAAAAGCAAAAGTTCGGAGATCATTCTTAATGCAGGATTGAACTATAAGATACTAAAAGGATTGGATGTTGATATAAAATATCAGTATCAGAGAACTACAGGACTCTCCAATACAATGTATGATGAGGGAAGCTACTTTGTGAGGGATTATGTGAACAGATTCACGATCATCAATTCCGATGGCAGTCTGACCTACAATGTACCCAAAGGAGCGATAGTGGATAAGACCAACTCGCAATTATTAATTAACAATTTCAGAGGTCAGTTGAATTTCAACAGAAGCTTTGGTAGGCATCAGGTTTCAGCTATTTTGGGAAGCGAAGTAAGAGATTCCAATTCTCAGTCAAGTAATAACCGCTATTATGGTTATGACCCCAACAATCTTTCTTTTGGAATGGTAGACCTAAGCAAGAGATTCCCAATCATTGCAGGAGGTACAGCATTTATTGATAATCTGAATTCTTTGAGAGAGTCCACCAATCGTTTTGTATCGGTCTATGCCAATGCAGCTTACACCTATGATAACCGATATACCATTTCCGGAAGCGCCAGACGTGATGCCAGCAACTTGTTCGGACTGAAAACCAATGACCAATGGAATCCTTTCTGGTCGGCAGGTCTCTCTTGGAATGTAGGAAATGAAAAGTTCTATTCTGTAAGCTGGCTTCCGAATCTGAAACTGAGAGGTTCTTATGGGTTTAACGGAAATATCAATCCTGCAATGGTTGCCGTGACAACAATGGCATTACTCGGTGTTTCGACCTACACGCAGGAGCAGATGGCGAGATTTGACAATTACTACAATCCCCAGCTTCGTTGGGAGACGGTCAGAATGGTGAATGCAGGATTGGATTTTGCAACCAAAAACAACAGGATATCAGGTTCAGTAGAGTATTTTCAGAAGAAAGGAGAAAACCTTTTCGGACAGGTTCCGTTGGACTATACCATTGGACTAAGCAGTCTTGTATGGAATGTGGCAGGAATAGAAGGAAAAGGTGTTGATGTGAAACTCAAGACCATCAATATCAATAAATCTTTGAGGTGGTTGACCACTTTTAACTTCAGTACTTACAAAGATAAAGTGACGAAGTATTATCCGAGCAGTACTATGGCAAGGAACTTCGTGCTTGCCTCTGTTCCTATATCAGGAATTGAAGGCTTACCTGTATATTCGATGTTTGGCTACCAATGGGCAGGACTCGACCCACAGACAGGCGACCCAAGAGGTTATCTTAATGGAGAGGTCAGTAAGGATTACGCCAATATAATGGGTGGTGATGTCAAAGACCTGCAGTATTTTGGTTCTGCTGTACCAACTGTTTATGGCTCTTTCACGAATACCTTTGCCTATAAACAACTAAGCCTTGATGTCGGAATTACCTACAAGCTGGGTTATTATTTCAGAAAACCGTCCATTAACTATACCAGCTTATTCAGAGAATGGAACGGTCACAGTGATTACGAGCAAAGATGGCAGAAACCAGGAGATGAAGCCTTTACTAATGTTCCTTCCAACCTTTATCAGACAAATTCCAACAGGGATGCGTTCTATGCAGGTTCGGCTGCTCTCATTGAAAAAGGTGACCATATCCGTCTGCAGTACATCAATCTTGCATATGAGATCAGCAAAAGACAATGGCAAAGTTTACCGCTTAAAAGTCTTCAACTGTATGCTAATGTGAGTAATCTCGGAATACTCTGGAAAGAGAGCAAAAGTGGAATCGACCCTGATTTCAATTTGGGAAACAATATCTTAAAACCTCCTATGACCTTTACCTTAGGATTAAAAACTAAATTTTAA
- a CDS encoding MauE/DoxX family redox-associated membrane protein codes for MKYFKKIIPFAVSIFFVILFCYAAISKILDFENFQVQISESPLLNGSLQFLPYTIIIVEVLIAGLLCYRKTRNMGLVGSFVLMLIFTGYIALILSTSNNLPCSCGGILEKMSWHQHLYFNIGCVILSVIGLGLNLRYSRPAE; via the coding sequence GTGAAATATTTTAAAAAAATAATACCATTTGCGGTAAGCATTTTCTTTGTTATTCTCTTCTGCTATGCAGCTATCAGTAAGATATTGGATTTTGAGAATTTCCAAGTTCAGATTTCAGAATCACCATTGTTGAATGGGTCTTTGCAATTCCTACCTTACACGATAATCATTGTTGAAGTTCTTATTGCAGGATTGTTATGCTACCGGAAAACAAGAAATATGGGACTAGTAGGAAGTTTTGTTTTGATGCTCATCTTCACAGGATATATTGCTTTAATACTAAGTACAAGTAATAATCTTCCTTGTTCCTGTGGAGGAATTTTGGAGAAGATGAGCTGGCATCAACATCTGTACTTTAATATTGGTTGTGTCATTCTATCTGTTATTGGTTTAGGTTTAAATCTAAGATACAGCAGGCCTGCTGAGTAA
- a CDS encoding VOC family protein: MITDIIAKLPMRQKELTLNFYKKLGFTVFGNEFDNYLMLQRDNLQLHFFEFKSLIPDENYGQIVRTTSIENLYNTFIENKVPIHPHGHLAEKVWGQKEFSILDPDSNLITFGETLN, translated from the coding sequence ATGATTACTGATATTATTGCAAAATTGCCAATGAGACAAAAAGAACTTACTCTGAATTTTTATAAAAAACTAGGTTTTACAGTTTTCGGAAATGAGTTTGATAATTATTTAATGCTACAAAGAGATAATCTACAATTGCACTTTTTCGAATTTAAAAGCCTAATTCCAGACGAAAATTACGGACAGATTGTCCGTACAACCTCCATTGAAAATCTGTATAACACATTCATCGAAAATAAAGTTCCAATACATCCCCATGGACATTTAGCAGAAAAAGTTTGGGGTCAAAAAGAATTTTCTATCCTTGACCCCGATAGCAATCTGATAACTTTTGGAGAAACATTGAATTAA
- a CDS encoding helix-turn-helix domain-containing protein: MVVNLITKEDLQEFKTELLDDIKNLFNIKVSEQKLWLRSSEVKELLKISSGTLQNLRINGTLSYNRVGGSLYYNYKDIEKLLNGKG; encoded by the coding sequence ATGGTAGTAAACCTCATCACAAAAGAAGACCTTCAGGAATTCAAAACCGAATTGCTGGATGATATTAAGAATTTATTCAATATCAAGGTTTCTGAGCAAAAATTATGGTTACGTTCATCAGAGGTGAAAGAGCTTTTAAAAATCTCTTCTGGAACATTGCAAAACCTTCGCATCAATGGAACTCTGTCTTATAATCGTGTCGGAGGAAGTTTATACTACAATTACAAAGACATCGAAAAATTGCTAAATGGAAAAGGATAA
- a CDS encoding Crp/Fnr family transcriptional regulator, whose protein sequence is MLRGLGVFSDFEVQLFNQNTETKTVEKNEVLLSEGKISKSIFFIKTGALFQLQKIDDEEIIIDLNIQNDWVFNFDSLTNQIPSNIIIKAFSKSEVVELKLESLHKLISISQNFLQLNKIFNSLSTKIHIYDSNLNPTEKYDYLLKNKPQIIKIFPLNMIASYLKIRQETLSRVRASVIF, encoded by the coding sequence ATGCTAAGAGGCTTAGGTGTTTTTTCAGATTTTGAAGTTCAATTATTCAATCAAAATACTGAAACTAAAACCGTTGAAAAAAATGAAGTTCTTCTTTCTGAAGGAAAGATTTCAAAATCGATTTTCTTTATTAAAACAGGAGCTCTTTTTCAACTCCAAAAGATTGATGATGAAGAAATAATTATTGATTTGAATATTCAGAACGATTGGGTTTTCAATTTTGATAGTTTGACGAATCAAATTCCTTCCAATATAATTATAAAGGCATTTTCTAAATCAGAAGTTGTAGAACTAAAATTAGAAAGCTTACACAAGCTGATTTCGATTTCACAAAATTTCTTACAACTCAACAAGATTTTCAATTCGTTGTCTACCAAAATTCATATTTATGACAGCAATTTGAATCCGACTGAAAAATATGATTACCTTCTAAAAAATAAACCTCAAATCATTAAAATTTTTCCTTTGAATATGATTGCTTCTTATTTGAAAATACGCCAAGAAACTTTGAGCCGAGTAAGAGCCAGTGTGATTTTTTGA
- a CDS encoding helix-turn-helix domain-containing protein codes for MLRLFILLFVSTAELWVAQSTDNVAYHQIRKKYDHQKVNDTTALSYVDLLIALAKKEKNYSELTYAYQDALNFEPSGYHKKLYADSAITSAQHSCNNDLIASAYLGRGIVSYYSFKDYQPALDDYIKALSYARRSTSPYVKYRVLYHLGVMKSYLGYYDEAVSQFKDCSAFFKQEILKNNSPDILYNMRKGYYNSLHQLIYCYQQMGDDDSADRLIEIGNKEIPQNLDFVQLRSYFLKSKGISEFRKGNYEQSIADLNRALPELFKVNDFAWVSVIYFYLGKNKLAQHQQQESFSFFRKVDSIYQKHLFFFPELTENYKILLKNARKKSNIDETLSFADTLHEIEKINIEDRHYLSTRFELEEINIEYSSTAQRYRSILAGVVAVSMLLFVFIVNTYLEKKTEKTYDVVLAGVGVDIEELEADVLPPKWTLSAEIRNRIRKNLQKFEDEKEFLKPNLSLKKIAIRVGTNPNYLSAYINTEKGMHFNRYLSELRIKYIAELLAEDPITAHQKTEVLAKLCGIASRSNFLKLFSEIFGMSLQEYQNQCREKFAANDRF; via the coding sequence ATGCTCAGGTTGTTTATATTGCTATTTGTTTCCACTGCGGAATTATGGGTTGCGCAGAGCACAGACAATGTGGCCTATCATCAGATCAGAAAAAAGTATGATCACCAGAAGGTTAATGATACTACAGCACTTTCTTACGTTGACCTTTTAATTGCCCTCGCAAAAAAAGAAAAAAATTATTCTGAATTAACTTATGCATACCAAGATGCCCTGAATTTTGAGCCATCAGGATACCACAAAAAGCTGTATGCAGACAGTGCAATAACTTCCGCCCAGCATAGTTGCAATAACGATCTTATTGCCTCTGCTTATCTTGGAAGGGGAATTGTGTCTTACTATAGTTTTAAAGATTACCAACCTGCATTGGATGATTATATTAAAGCGTTATCCTACGCCAGACGTAGCACTAGCCCATACGTAAAGTATAGGGTATTATATCATCTGGGTGTAATGAAAAGTTATCTGGGATATTATGATGAGGCGGTTAGTCAATTTAAGGACTGTTCTGCTTTCTTTAAACAGGAGATTTTGAAAAATAATTCACCAGATATCCTTTACAATATGCGCAAAGGCTATTATAACAGTTTACATCAGCTTATTTATTGCTACCAGCAAATGGGAGATGATGATAGCGCCGACCGCTTAATTGAAATTGGCAACAAGGAAATACCCCAAAATTTAGATTTTGTCCAATTAAGGAGCTATTTTCTTAAATCTAAAGGCATTTCTGAATTTCGTAAAGGAAATTACGAGCAAAGTATTGCTGATCTTAATCGTGCACTTCCGGAACTATTCAAGGTAAATGACTTTGCCTGGGTATCAGTGATCTACTTTTATCTAGGAAAGAATAAATTGGCTCAGCACCAGCAGCAAGAATCCTTTAGTTTTTTTAGAAAAGTAGATTCCATTTATCAGAAACACCTTTTTTTCTTTCCTGAGCTTACGGAAAACTATAAAATTTTACTGAAGAATGCCCGTAAAAAATCAAATATAGATGAGACATTATCTTTTGCTGATACCCTCCACGAAATTGAAAAAATAAACATAGAAGACAGACATTACCTTTCTACGAGGTTTGAATTGGAAGAGATAAATATTGAATATTCCAGTACTGCCCAACGTTACAGGAGCATCCTCGCTGGTGTTGTAGCTGTCTCTATGCTCTTATTTGTGTTCATAGTCAACACTTATCTGGAAAAGAAAACCGAGAAAACATACGATGTGGTCTTAGCGGGTGTGGGTGTTGATATTGAGGAATTAGAAGCGGATGTCTTGCCACCAAAATGGACATTGAGCGCAGAGATTCGCAACAGAATTCGGAAAAATCTACAAAAATTTGAAGACGAAAAAGAGTTTTTGAAACCGAACCTGAGTTTGAAAAAAATTGCAATAAGAGTAGGGACAAATCCTAATTATCTATCTGCCTACATTAACACAGAGAAAGGAATGCATTTTAACCGTTACCTAAGTGAGTTGCGCATCAAATATATTGCTGAATTGCTCGCAGAAGATCCTATAACAGCTCATCAAAAAACCGAAGTTCTTGCCAAGTTATGTGGAATTGCCTCCCGCTCCAATTTTCTAAAATTGTTTTCAGAGATCTTTGGTATGTCGCTGCAAGAGTATCAGAATCAATGCAGAGAGAAGTTTGCTGCTAATGACAGATTTTAA